One part of the Archaeoglobaceae archaeon genome encodes these proteins:
- the tmk gene encoding dTMP kinase encodes MKKGLLIAIEGIDGAGKTSVANELVKFLKNMGYDAILLKEPSDSIYAQKIRGAKERLPPEEELELFLRDREIDAIKNIIPALQNGKVVVMDRYYYSNIAYQSARGLNAEEIRKLNEKIAPKPDLVILLDVSPETALERIKPRGKLTLFEGKEYLEKVRENFLRIADKKTIIVNAEKPFNEVKREVFEIVKNLLNNYYSGRS; translated from the coding sequence GTGAAAAAAGGTCTCTTGATCGCAATTGAAGGTATCGACGGAGCTGGAAAGACCTCCGTTGCAAATGAACTCGTAAAATTTTTAAAAAATATGGGATACGACGCTATCCTGCTAAAAGAACCATCAGACAGTATTTATGCCCAGAAAATAAGGGGCGCTAAAGAGCGTTTGCCACCTGAGGAAGAACTGGAGCTTTTTCTGCGTGATAGAGAAATAGATGCTATCAAGAACATAATACCCGCACTTCAAAATGGAAAAGTAGTCGTGATGGATCGGTATTACTACTCGAACATTGCCTATCAGTCTGCTAGGGGTCTCAATGCTGAGGAGATTAGAAAATTAAATGAGAAAATAGCCCCAAAACCCGATCTCGTTATACTTCTCGATGTCTCACCCGAAACAGCTCTCGAAAGAATAAAGCCAAGAGGTAAACTTACTCTATTTGAAGGTAAAGAATACCTCGAAAAGGTTAGGGAAAACTTTCTAAGGATTGCAGATAAAAAAACGATAATCGTGAATGCAGAAAAACCTTTTAATGAAGTCAAAAGGGAAGTTTTTGAAATCGTAAAAAATCTACTGAATAACTATTATTCGGGTAGGAGTTAA
- a CDS encoding DNA polymerase ligase N-terminal domain-containing protein, with product MKFSVQEHFAKKHHFDLRLEMDGVAKSWAIPKGFPEKGEKRLAIQVEDHSIDYMEFEGTIEEGYGKGVVKLWDKGDYEILKKSEKEIKFKLKGQKLKGVYVLIKFEKVGKDSWLLMKTSD from the coding sequence ATGAAGTTCAGCGTTCAGGAACATTTTGCAAAGAAGCATCATTTTGATCTACGCCTCGAAATGGATGGAGTTGCAAAAAGCTGGGCGATACCTAAGGGTTTTCCAGAAAAAGGTGAAAAAAGGCTGGCAATACAGGTTGAAGACCACAGCATAGATTACATGGAGTTTGAGGGAACTATTGAAGAGGGATACGGAAAAGGAGTGGTAAAGTTGTGGGATAAGGGTGACTATGAAATTCTAAAAAAGAGCGAAAAAGAAATAAAATTCAAGTTAAAGGGGCAAAAGTTAAAAGGTGTGTATGTATTGATAAAATTCGAAAAGGTCGGTAAAGATTCTTGGCTTCTAATGAAAACATCGGATTAG
- a CDS encoding DUF1646 domain-containing protein, giving the protein MSGVEMTISEEPNLLIAIGLGVILALVLILPFRVKKIEENLEPFFLIMGIIAVTISGLWSMNLVIEAVEAPVKITEVYGIPIGIFQVVLIVGLIIHYFNKPIYSALIGLMKKIGIRTFAFLFVVLFGLASSLISVIVSAVLLAEIALVMPLERKKKIEFIVIACFAVGLGAALTPVGEPLSTIAVKKLAGEPYHADFLFLFRILSHYIIPAILALGIYAAFRVGKQSVENIGIPEYTETLRGVIVRAIKVYTFVAALILLGGGFTPLIVWYISKIPPEILYWVNIVSAVLDNATLTAAEIGPVLTLTQIQSALMALLISGGMLIPGNIPNIVSAARMKITSSEWAKVGVPLGMVLMVVYYVLIFFLGL; this is encoded by the coding sequence ATGTCGGGCGTTGAAATGACGATCTCCGAAGAACCAAATCTATTGATTGCGATTGGCCTCGGCGTAATTCTCGCTCTCGTTTTGATATTGCCTTTTAGAGTGAAAAAAATTGAGGAAAACCTTGAGCCGTTCTTCCTAATAATGGGCATAATTGCCGTGACAATCAGCGGGTTATGGAGCATGAATCTAGTCATTGAGGCTGTTGAAGCTCCAGTGAAGATCACGGAAGTTTATGGAATCCCAATAGGTATCTTTCAGGTGGTTCTAATAGTTGGTCTTATAATACACTACTTTAACAAGCCCATATACTCTGCACTCATTGGATTGATGAAAAAAATAGGAATCCGAACATTTGCTTTTCTCTTTGTGGTTCTTTTTGGCTTGGCATCAAGTTTGATTTCAGTTATTGTCTCTGCAGTGCTATTAGCTGAAATCGCTCTGGTAATGCCACTGGAGCGGAAGAAAAAAATCGAGTTCATAGTTATTGCATGTTTCGCAGTAGGTCTTGGTGCGGCATTGACGCCAGTAGGTGAGCCATTATCAACAATTGCTGTGAAAAAGCTTGCTGGCGAGCCATATCACGCGGACTTTCTCTTTTTATTCCGCATCTTATCGCATTATATTATTCCAGCGATTTTAGCTCTGGGTATTTACGCCGCCTTTAGAGTAGGAAAACAGAGCGTTGAAAATATAGGTATTCCAGAATACACCGAAACACTTCGAGGTGTAATAGTAAGAGCTATAAAGGTATACACATTCGTTGCAGCACTCATCTTGCTGGGAGGAGGGTTTACACCGCTGATAGTGTGGTATATCTCGAAGATACCTCCCGAGATTCTCTACTGGGTAAATATAGTCTCCGCTGTTTTAGACAATGCAACATTGACCGCTGCGGAAATAGGGCCTGTGCTTACACTAACCCAGATTCAAAGTGCGCTAATGGCCCTACTTATTTCTGGCGGTATGCTTATTCCCGGCAACATCCCTAACATAGTCTCAGCGGCGAGAATGAAGATCACTTCAAGCGAATGGGCAAAAGTGGGAGTGCCGCTTGGTATGGTTTTGATGGTTGTCTACTACGTTTTGATATTCTTCCTTGGGCTTTGA